The proteins below come from a single Natranaerofaba carboxydovora genomic window:
- a CDS encoding copper amine oxidase N-terminal domain-containing protein → MKFILVILFSTLFLLGGGSVFGAEVAEDVTILINDEELEINYPARIKDGRTLVPARPIFEALGAEMGWDEENRVAYGDRNGYRVGIAIGEKEVEVDGWIYEELDVAAEIYDGRTYIPLRFSGEAFGAEVEWDEANRKIIIENNYKEMPELKDKITNDKFIDLFELKKHEIEDEFGQYDSSGFFLGAYLVYYENIVLDNYGGLIQSDSLVFHLTSPEENGKVILLSSIEQFADVTTGMRIGEAMEELNWPSRVHLVDHKAEGLYHYYFNYYLDNYRIEFQSEAGKNGPIDEIQVFKDQ, encoded by the coding sequence ATGAAATTCATACTTGTTATATTATTTTCTACACTTTTTTTGCTAGGTGGAGGAAGTGTTTTTGGTGCCGAAGTAGCAGAAGATGTAACAATATTAATTAATGATGAAGAACTCGAAATCAATTATCCGGCAAGAATCAAAGACGGAAGGACTCTGGTTCCTGCAAGACCTATATTTGAAGCTCTAGGTGCAGAGATGGGATGGGACGAAGAGAATAGAGTAGCTTATGGAGATAGAAACGGTTATAGGGTAGGTATAGCAATTGGAGAAAAAGAGGTAGAAGTTGATGGATGGATCTACGAAGAATTAGATGTAGCTGCAGAGATATATGATGGTAGAACTTATATACCACTTAGATTTTCAGGGGAAGCTTTTGGGGCTGAAGTAGAATGGGACGAAGCTAACAGAAAAATTATTATTGAAAATAATTATAAAGAAATGCCAGAACTTAAAGACAAGATAACTAATGATAAATTCATTGATTTATTTGAATTAAAAAAGCATGAGATTGAAGATGAGTTTGGGCAATATGATAGCAGTGGATTTTTCCTTGGAGCATATTTGGTTTATTATGAAAACATAGTGCTTGATAATTACGGAGGATTAATTCAGTCAGATTCTTTGGTCTTTCACCTAACCTCACCTGAAGAAAATGGCAAAGTCATATTGCTTTCTTCTATTGAACAATTTGCTGACGTGACAACAGGTATGAGAATTGGAGAAGCTATGGAAGAATTAAACTGGCCAAGTAGGGTGCATCTTGTTGACCACAAAGCAGAGGGTCTTTACCATTATTATTTCAATTATTATTTAGATAACTATAGAATTGAGTTTCAAAGTGAAGCAGGTAAAAATGGTCCTATTGATGAGATCCAAGTTTTTAAAGATCAATGA
- a CDS encoding carbon-nitrogen hydrolase family protein, protein MQRTMKIAACQMESKPLDLRKNIEIAKEYINIAKQKEVSVVCFPELCLSGYHLVHKEIYPVSLKINSDEINEFRNIAKENNQVIILPFAERTKIPGQMFNTAVIIDDSGEIAGVHRKFYLWDDEKHCFRRGDKFMSYSTSKAKIGINICYDAEFSEPPRINALQGAQILFVPSVWSFTAEPRWDIQLPARALDNSFYVVGVNTIGENACGKSIFLSPEGEILKQAPVKEEEILICEVNLAEVDKVRGKIPYIKDYEEGLFDQI, encoded by the coding sequence TTGCAAAGAACAATGAAAATTGCGGCATGTCAAATGGAATCTAAGCCGCTTGATTTGAGAAAAAACATAGAAATTGCTAAAGAGTATATAAACATTGCAAAACAAAAAGAAGTATCTGTGGTGTGCTTTCCTGAACTATGTTTGTCTGGATATCATTTAGTTCATAAGGAAATTTATCCCGTTTCCTTGAAGATTAATTCTGACGAAATAAATGAGTTTAGAAATATTGCAAAAGAGAATAATCAGGTGATTATACTTCCTTTTGCTGAACGGACAAAAATACCAGGGCAAATGTTTAATACAGCTGTTATTATAGATGATAGCGGAGAAATTGCAGGGGTGCATCGTAAGTTTTATTTATGGGATGATGAAAAACACTGCTTTAGAAGAGGAGATAAATTTATGTCATATTCAACTTCTAAAGCTAAAATAGGAATTAATATATGCTATGATGCGGAATTTAGTGAGCCTCCAAGGATCAATGCCTTACAGGGTGCACAGATTTTGTTTGTACCTTCGGTCTGGAGTTTTACTGCAGAGCCAAGGTGGGATATTCAGCTTCCAGCCAGAGCTCTTGACAACTCCTTTTATGTAGTTGGTGTTAATACCATTGGTGAGAATGCATGTGGTAAGAGTATATTTTTGTCTCCCGAGGGTGAAATATTAAAGCAAGCACCTGTAAAAGAAGAAGAGATTTTAATTTGTGAAGTTAATCTGGCTGAAGTAGATAAAGTGAGAGGGAAAATTCCCTACATTAAAGATTATGAAGAAGGTTTGTTTGACCAAATTTAA
- the smpB gene encoding SsrA-binding protein SmpB, whose product MSEAKTTKVLARNKKARHDFFIEEVYEAGIELTGTEVKSAKNGRINLKDGFARIQNGEVYLHNVHISPYEEGNRYNHEPTRTRKLLLHKKEIKKLIGYTQTRGYTLVPLSVYVTRGLIKLELALAKGKQKHDKREAIKRKTMEREAEKALKEKNIR is encoded by the coding sequence ATGAGTGAAGCAAAAACAACCAAGGTTCTTGCACGAAACAAAAAAGCAAGACATGACTTTTTCATAGAAGAAGTATATGAAGCAGGTATTGAACTTACAGGCACGGAAGTAAAATCAGCAAAAAATGGACGAATTAATCTAAAAGATGGTTTTGCCAGAATACAAAATGGCGAAGTATACCTTCACAATGTTCATATAAGTCCTTATGAAGAAGGTAATAGATATAATCATGAGCCTACAAGGACTCGCAAGCTATTGCTTCACAAAAAAGAAATCAAAAAGTTAATAGGCTATACCCAAACAAGGGGATATACTTTAGTGCCTTTAAGTGTGTATGTAACCAGAGGTCTAATAAAGTTAGAACTAGCTTTAGCAAAAGGTAAACAAAAACATGATAAGCGCGAAGCTATCAAAAGGAAAACGATGGAAAGAGAGGCTGAGAAAGCCCTTAAAGAAAAAAATATACGTTGA
- a CDS encoding response regulator: MCVTFFVVDDDRACRSMLSEIIKGEELGRVIGFGEEGTEQDSIIIEHNPDIVLLDLLLPGQDGIEIARKLKEKNFSGEIIMISQVETKNMVAEAYEAGIVFYITKPINRIEVVSVIRQVINNLNMARSINKIKETLTVINENKDIEIVENEGEKYENSNKNLDSNIRDSSLQILSELGVMGESGVNDVCELVLYLAGVKSKSGETKDIARLQDLYMEAAKNISGTNPTESDLKAKEQRLRRVIRKAMDNLASMGLENFHDLRFEHYSGKFFDYPEIRKRMNEIKNGAYKSEARINIKKFLNAMVLEVM; this comes from the coding sequence ATGTGTGTTACCTTTTTTGTAGTAGATGATGATCGGGCTTGTCGTAGTATGCTTTCAGAAATTATTAAAGGAGAAGAACTTGGCAGGGTAATAGGTTTTGGGGAAGAAGGAACTGAGCAGGATTCTATAATTATTGAACATAATCCTGATATAGTTTTATTAGATCTATTATTACCCGGACAAGATGGAATCGAAATCGCCAGGAAATTAAAAGAAAAAAATTTTTCAGGAGAAATAATAATGATAAGCCAGGTAGAAACTAAAAATATGGTGGCTGAAGCCTATGAAGCAGGGATCGTATTTTATATAACTAAACCAATTAATAGAATTGAAGTTGTATCAGTTATAAGACAGGTAATTAATAACCTTAATATGGCAAGGTCTATAAATAAAATAAAAGAAACTTTGACTGTAATAAATGAAAATAAAGATATTGAGATAGTGGAAAATGAAGGTGAAAAATATGAAAACAGTAATAAAAACTTAGATTCTAATATCCGAGATAGTTCTTTGCAAATTCTTTCGGAACTTGGAGTGATGGGCGAATCAGGAGTGAATGATGTATGTGAGCTAGTTTTGTATTTGGCAGGAGTTAAATCTAAATCAGGTGAAACGAAAGATATAGCACGCCTTCAAGACCTTTATATGGAAGCTGCCAAAAATATATCTGGTACTAATCCAACAGAAAGTGACCTAAAGGCAAAAGAACAGCGCTTAAGGCGTGTAATCAGAAAAGCTATGGATAATCTTGCATCTATGGGCCTAGAAAACTTTCATGATCTTAGATTCGAGCATTATTCTGGGAAGTTTTTTGATTATCCAGAAATACGGAAAAGGATGAATGAGATAAAAAATGGAGCTTACAAAAGTGAAGCAAGGATTAATATTAAGAAGTTTTTGAATGCGATGGTGTTAGAAGTAATGTGA
- a CDS encoding YczE/YyaS/YitT family protein, whose product MDLKTIISKMISMFFGYFIFAMGIVFILYSDLGLGPWDVFHKGVSLNTFLSFGQVIQITGLFLLILSYLLGEKPGIGSLGNMIFVGLFVDVLEMTGLYRSPENIFLQFLMLVLGMFLIGWATYFYLRVELGAGPRDGLMVGLVKLLNKPVWLIRGAIELTALTVGFILGGPVGVGTLIVALSIGYFVQLAFYIGGYDAKKAKHSNLKDQLGMIMQR is encoded by the coding sequence TTGGATCTAAAAACTATAATTTCTAAGATGATTTCTATGTTTTTTGGATACTTTATATTTGCAATGGGCATTGTATTTATACTATATTCTGATTTGGGGCTTGGCCCCTGGGATGTTTTCCATAAAGGAGTTAGTTTAAATACTTTTCTCAGTTTTGGTCAGGTGATTCAAATAACCGGGCTTTTTTTATTGATATTATCGTATCTTTTAGGTGAAAAACCCGGTATTGGAAGTTTAGGGAATATGATTTTTGTTGGGCTTTTTGTCGATGTATTAGAAATGACAGGACTTTATAGATCTCCGGAAAATATATTTTTACAATTTTTAATGCTTGTTTTAGGAATGTTCTTAATTGGTTGGGCTACTTATTTTTACCTTAGAGTTGAGCTTGGTGCTGGCCCAAGGGATGGTCTGATGGTAGGTCTTGTCAAACTTTTGAACAAGCCTGTTTGGCTTATAAGAGGTGCAATTGAGCTAACGGCCTTAACTGTAGGTTTTATTTTAGGTGGACCTGTAGGTGTGGGTACTTTAATTGTGGCTCTCAGTATAGGTTATTTTGTTCAACTGGCTTTTTATATAGGAGGTTACGACGCCAAAAAAGCGAAACACTCTAATCTTAAAGATCAGTTAGGCATGATTATGCAAAGATAA
- a CDS encoding TetR/AcrR family transcriptional regulator, with amino-acid sequence MTGSKGDDRKQEFLETALELFYEKGYEKTTIKDIIGRMGVSKGAFYHYFESKEDVIITIAKDYADKAINLIEKIAKRKDIDAIEKLNLVIESVNQYKSTKEDERSKIKNVFLDEENLKLQRKITNELKKDSVRLFKEIIDEGVEDGIFETTNSSELAEYLLHTINHMNSSIDELLLDAQEKNINTTELSKKLEDKLSFYEEMLSKILRIKKGSIELKEPYMKRFLN; translated from the coding sequence ATGACAGGTTCAAAAGGTGATGACAGAAAACAGGAATTTTTGGAAACTGCCCTCGAACTTTTTTATGAAAAGGGTTATGAAAAAACAACCATTAAAGACATTATTGGCAGGATGGGAGTTTCTAAAGGGGCTTTTTATCATTATTTTGAGTCTAAAGAAGATGTAATTATCACAATAGCAAAAGATTATGCAGATAAAGCAATAAACTTAATTGAAAAGATTGCTAAAAGAAAAGATATAGATGCCATCGAAAAACTGAACTTGGTGATAGAATCTGTTAATCAATATAAAAGTACTAAAGAAGATGAAAGGTCAAAAATAAAGAATGTTTTCTTAGATGAAGAAAACCTAAAATTACAAAGGAAAATTACAAATGAATTAAAAAAGGATTCTGTCAGGTTATTTAAAGAGATAATAGACGAAGGTGTAGAAGATGGGATATTTGAGACCACTAATTCCAGTGAGTTAGCTGAGTATCTTCTTCACACAATTAATCATATGAATTCATCAATAGATGAATTGCTATTAGATGCTCAAGAAAAAAATATAAATACAACTGAACTTTCAAAAAAACTAGAAGATAAATTATCTTTTTATGAGGAAATGCTTAGCAAAATTCTAAGGATAAAGAAAGGAAGTATTGAATTAAAAGAACCCTACATGAAAAGGTTTTTGAATTAA
- a CDS encoding sensor histidine kinase has translation MYKSINSNVALHVLVISIIIGLSGLIEITPVGTSIRFAPASILLMLVVLIFNKVPLLLTGIFTSIFILTFRLTRNLFFLEPGLNYFGYFIEEFPGAFYYFLLCFFIWIFNIRQYQKVPYLMGGLLVLSDVFANVVELLIRYGLDVNVLSFRALGILLGVSLVRVAWVIGIAGLVWVSQQRTKHEQERIRLDELTLLTSGLYTEAFLLKKDVKNIENVMARGYKIYRDLKKDSPYAEMILDVTRQVHDVKKDIKRTLSGLEKVIKDENHYSVLTANELIDMVIRSNIYYAQNLEKKVRFINQCKVDMIIYKVYPMVSILNNLVGNSLEAIEKEGVIEIGAKLGKDSENDNNGEDFVWFWVCDSGKGILDNHENLIFDPGYTTKYTNEGNAAGGIGLTQVEILTKELEGNIKVESKASYEDGTGLGGACFIVLIPAQNLMKEG, from the coding sequence ATGTATAAAAGTATCAACTCAAATGTGGCTCTACACGTCTTGGTTATATCAATAATAATTGGGTTATCAGGATTAATAGAGATAACTCCAGTTGGGACAAGTATTAGATTCGCTCCGGCCAGTATTTTATTGATGCTGGTGGTTTTAATATTTAATAAAGTTCCCTTACTTTTAACTGGGATTTTTACTTCTATTTTTATATTAACTTTTCGTTTAACCAGGAACTTATTTTTTTTGGAACCGGGACTGAATTATTTTGGTTATTTTATTGAAGAATTCCCGGGGGCATTTTATTATTTTTTATTATGCTTTTTTATTTGGATTTTTAACATAAGGCAGTACCAAAAAGTTCCTTATTTAATGGGAGGTTTATTGGTATTATCTGATGTTTTTGCTAATGTGGTAGAGTTACTAATTAGATATGGGCTAGATGTAAATGTTTTATCCTTCAGAGCTCTAGGTATTTTGCTAGGGGTCTCTCTTGTCAGAGTTGCATGGGTAATTGGGATAGCTGGACTAGTTTGGGTTAGTCAACAAAGGACTAAACATGAACAAGAACGTATTCGCTTAGATGAATTAACATTGTTAACCTCTGGTTTATATACAGAGGCCTTTTTGTTAAAAAAAGATGTAAAAAACATAGAAAATGTAATGGCAAGAGGTTATAAAATTTATCGTGATTTAAAAAAAGACTCACCGTATGCAGAGATGATCTTGGATGTTACTAGACAGGTGCATGATGTTAAAAAAGATATAAAAAGGACTTTGTCTGGACTTGAAAAAGTAATAAAAGATGAAAATCATTATTCTGTTTTGACTGCAAATGAACTTATTGACATGGTTATCAGAAGTAATATTTATTATGCTCAAAATTTAGAAAAAAAAGTACGTTTTATAAATCAATGTAAAGTTGATATGATTATTTATAAAGTATACCCGATGGTTTCTATTCTCAATAATCTTGTTGGCAACTCATTAGAGGCTATTGAGAAAGAAGGAGTAATAGAAATAGGTGCTAAACTAGGAAAAGACAGTGAGAATGATAATAATGGAGAAGATTTTGTATGGTTTTGGGTTTGTGATTCTGGTAAGGGTATATTGGATAATCATGAGAATTTGATCTTTGATCCGGGTTATACTACCAAATATACAAATGAAGGTAATGCAGCAGGAGGAATTGGACTAACTCAGGTGGAAATATTAACAAAAGAGTTAGAAGGAAATATAAAAGTAGAATCAAAAGCCAGCTATGAAGATGGAACCGGGCTCGGTGGCGCCTGTTTTATAGTGTTAATTCCAGCCCAAAACCTTATGAAGGAGGGGTAA
- a CDS encoding sodium/proline symporter gives MFEEVQTVIAGFALIYLVVLMVLGVVAAKRMKNLEDYLLAGRNIGPWVLAFTFSATGMSGWLAMGFAGYVYESGFEPTWTMVPSATLGILLSFVLVSKLIRTYSHKTDSITIPDVLENRYYDKDKGRILRVVSMLVILAAALAYVNGQLVATGSTFETLMGWDYLISVVVAAIVFKVYTILGGLLAIAWTDFIQGILMVTGAALAGIFAVSFAGGFGEFSMELAKIPESDPDFLITPFYSSSIIILGITLFLGDGIMCWVGQPTLMVRYMSSRSRKTLNLTGVLAVFIQSILFFGTFLAALYMRTQYPTPDQLPLAGNTETVLIQFFTVATHPIFAGLFIGGLLAAIMSTADSMLLMGTSTIVNDVYAKMINPQASGKQLLFYGRIITVVMGLIALFMALDGGSVLWISWFGWGTLGLFFAPVVLGLWWKRATREGAISGLITGLVVMIIWTIFNLGDYVFPGFAGITSALIVTIAVSLFTEEPPKDVQDLVDETHQENRTEEVIEEKEEGVNLSEILPREKLLDLTSV, from the coding sequence ATGTTTGAAGAAGTACAAACGGTAATTGCCGGATTTGCATTAATATATCTTGTAGTATTAATGGTTCTAGGGGTAGTGGCTGCGAAACGGATGAAAAACCTTGAGGATTATTTATTAGCTGGTCGTAATATAGGACCCTGGGTTTTAGCATTTACTTTTAGTGCAACTGGAATGAGTGGTTGGCTTGCCATGGGATTTGCAGGTTATGTCTATGAATCAGGCTTTGAACCTACCTGGACAATGGTTCCAAGTGCAACCCTGGGTATTTTATTAAGTTTTGTCCTTGTAAGTAAGCTGATTAGAACTTATTCACATAAAACAGATTCTATTACAATACCTGATGTACTAGAAAACAGATATTATGATAAAGATAAAGGACGAATCTTAAGAGTCGTGTCTATGCTTGTTATACTTGCTGCTGCCCTTGCGTATGTTAATGGACAGTTAGTTGCGACAGGTTCTACTTTTGAAACCCTTATGGGTTGGGACTATTTAATTAGCGTTGTAGTTGCAGCAATAGTATTTAAAGTATATACCATTCTCGGAGGTCTTTTGGCTATTGCTTGGACTGACTTTATCCAGGGAATACTAATGGTAACAGGAGCTGCCCTTGCAGGTATTTTTGCAGTTTCATTTGCCGGTGGATTTGGCGAATTTTCTATGGAGCTTGCCAAAATACCTGAATCAGATCCAGACTTTTTAATAACTCCGTTTTATAGTAGTTCAATTATTATTCTTGGAATCACTTTGTTTCTTGGAGATGGCATTATGTGCTGGGTCGGTCAGCCGACTTTGATGGTTCGCTATATGTCATCTAGAAGCAGAAAAACTCTGAATTTGACGGGGGTACTGGCTGTATTTATTCAGTCTATATTATTTTTTGGTACCTTTTTGGCAGCGTTATATATGCGTACCCAATACCCAACTCCAGACCAGCTTCCTCTAGCTGGAAACACAGAAACAGTCCTTATTCAATTCTTTACTGTAGCGACTCATCCTATCTTTGCAGGTCTTTTTATAGGTGGACTTTTGGCGGCTATTATGTCTACTGCAGACTCAATGCTTCTTATGGGTACTTCTACAATAGTTAATGATGTCTATGCAAAAATGATTAATCCACAAGCTTCTGGCAAACAACTATTATTTTATGGAAGGATAATTACTGTTGTAATGGGATTGATTGCTTTATTTATGGCTCTTGATGGAGGGTCGGTACTTTGGATCTCCTGGTTTGGTTGGGGTACTCTTGGACTTTTCTTTGCCCCTGTAGTACTAGGTTTATGGTGGAAACGTGCAACTAGAGAAGGAGCAATTAGTGGTCTTATAACAGGCCTTGTAGTAATGATTATCTGGACAATATTTAATCTTGGGGATTATGTTTTTCCTGGATTTGCAGGAATAACTTCGGCTTTGATAGTAACTATAGCAGTGAGTTTATTTACTGAAGAACCTCCTAAGGATGTTCAAGATTTGGTTGATGAAACTCATCAAGAAAATAGAACAGAAGAAGTTATTGAAGAAAAAGAAGAAGGCGTTAACCTGTCAGAAATTTTGCCAAGGGAAAAACTACTTGATTTAACCAGTGTCTAA
- a CDS encoding copper amine oxidase N-terminal domain-containing protein has product MKNKILVNFLIFLFILSTVISFDINSAEASNETGWYLTESRLEKPESMSGLSRIMGTNEEVRTYTEIQNDEEGDLHLFCHRYYTGSGNTIFQRLVKYKWISPADFIAAGEPAYLNGYVDVEFKDQGSPRIIAKITPRATDDPYGVADSSMRMMTPDGRNDFYQIDSNREEVIQSHGFPQGEPGEKMRITLMLQAAYSPLWHYVYEWREGAPDTEVEPITSTTPEGDIDLEQAQSFSSGTRLSWSPVNSIGYRIFRSTSQNELGISVTDFHLTSTTFADVNVQPNTTYYYTVKPVLREANPLQGIEEELGDVIATFTTTTGDEIYKPGVLKSFIVLQIDNPFMSAGGLKKEIDPGRETTPEIMAGRTMVPIRAIVEEMGGSMGWDGNTQKITLSANDNTVEMWIGELGITVNNASQTMDIAPLIKNERTYIPLRFVAENLDSNIDWLASTNEIVIAYE; this is encoded by the coding sequence GTGAAAAATAAAATATTGGTAAATTTTTTGATCTTTTTATTTATTTTAAGTACTGTGATAAGTTTTGATATCAACTCTGCAGAAGCTTCTAATGAAACTGGCTGGTACTTGACAGAAAGCAGGCTAGAAAAACCTGAATCAATGTCTGGCTTGTCACGAATTATGGGAACTAATGAGGAGGTTAGGACATACACTGAAATCCAAAATGATGAGGAAGGTGATCTTCATCTTTTTTGTCACAGATACTATACCGGGAGTGGAAATACAATATTCCAAAGACTAGTAAAGTATAAGTGGATAAGCCCGGCAGACTTTATAGCTGCTGGTGAGCCTGCTTATCTAAATGGATATGTGGATGTAGAATTTAAAGACCAGGGCAGTCCTAGAATAATAGCTAAGATTACCCCTAGGGCAACAGATGATCCTTATGGTGTAGCAGACTCTAGTATGAGAATGATGACTCCTGATGGAAGAAATGATTTTTATCAAATAGATTCAAACAGAGAAGAAGTAATACAGAGCCATGGTTTCCCCCAGGGAGAACCAGGTGAAAAAATGAGAATCACTTTAATGTTACAAGCTGCTTACTCACCTTTATGGCATTATGTTTATGAATGGAGAGAGGGAGCTCCTGACACCGAGGTAGAACCTATAACATCAACAACTCCTGAAGGTGATATAGACCTCGAGCAAGCTCAGTCATTTTCGTCTGGAACCAGGCTATCCTGGAGTCCTGTAAATTCAATAGGCTATAGAATCTTTAGATCTACGTCTCAAAATGAATTAGGTATATCTGTTACAGACTTTCATCTAACAAGTACAACTTTTGCTGATGTAAATGTACAACCAAATACCACATATTATTATACTGTGAAACCTGTATTAAGAGAAGCTAACCCTCTTCAGGGTATTGAAGAAGAACTTGGAGATGTAATAGCTACCTTTACTACAACTACCGGGGATGAGATATACAAACCTGGAGTGTTAAAAAGTTTTATTGTATTACAAATTGATAATCCCTTTATGAGTGCCGGTGGTTTAAAAAAAGAGATAGATCCAGGTAGAGAAACAACACCAGAGATAATGGCAGGGAGAACCATGGTTCCAATAAGAGCAATAGTTGAAGAAATGGGAGGCTCAATGGGATGGGACGGAAATACCCAAAAAATAACTCTTAGCGCAAATGACAATACAGTAGAAATGTGGATTGGAGAACTGGGAATAACAGTTAACAACGCTTCACAAACTATGGATATAGCTCCATTAATTAAAAACGAAAGAACATATATACCCCTACGTTTTGTTGCTGAAAACTTAGACAGTAATATAGACTGGCTGGCATCTACTAACGAAATTGTAATTGCATATGAGTAG